Genomic segment of Gloeocapsa sp. PCC 7428:
GCTTAACGTTAGCAGCGTTTGATCTGCGAAAGCAAAATGTTGTCACTGCCGATCCGAACGATTCTTTGTTCTCAATTCAAGTTGGGGAACAAACCAGTCGCGGGATTGAATTGAGCTTAGACGGAGAAATTTTGCCTAGTTGGAATATTACCGCATCCTATGCTTACCTTGATGCTTTTGTGAGTGAAGATAATACCCTACCAGTAGGTAATCGGTTAGCAAATATACCTTACAATCAGTTGAGCTTATGGACAACTTACAGTATTGAGAACGGTGATTTTGAAGGATTGGGTTTTGGTTTGGGGTTATTTTACGTAGGCGATCGCGTTGGCGATATTGATGATACCTTTCGCCTGCCAAGCTATTTTCGCACCGATGCTGCACTATTCTACAGACGCGACAATTGGCAAATGCAGTTAAACGTTCAGAACCTCTTTGATGTAGAGTATTTCACCTCTGCTAACTATGGCTCTCGAACTGGTGGTGTGAATGTCGGTGCGCCATTTACAGTGCAAGGCACGATTTCTGTACAGTTTTGATTTTAAGGTGAGGAGGCTGAATTAAGGTAGTAATCGTTGAGTAACTTGACGGCTGATAGCCCCCTAAATCCCTCATCCTGGGGGACTTCGAGCAGTTTATAACTCCTTCACCTCCTCTTAATCCTCCTGCGAATTCAGAGATAAGGAAGAACGTTTGTTCACGAGGTTAAAAAGCAAAGGGTAATATTTTGAGGTTGAACCGAATCTTGATATACATCATAGTCATTCAGGCAAAAATCTTTCTAAGTCTCCCATATTTGGGGGATTTAGGGGGCGAGAAGACTTGCGTATAAACTGTAGCCCACAATTGGAGAGTAAATCGTATTTTAATCCAGTCACACCGAGATTGATTTGTTGTGATAATTGCCTGAAGTTATGAGAAAAAGCGTGAGTAATTGGTGTTGGTTGATGCAGTGGTGCTTTTTAGTGCTGATTACTGTTCTAATTACGGTCAGTTGTGGTAATAATCAGGCTCAGCAAACCGCTTCTTTTGATGCCAAGTCGAGCGATTCATCTTGTCGAATCATCCAACACGCAATGGGGGAAATTTGTGTTCCTAAAAATCCAAAGCGAGTTGTTACGCTTTCTACAGAAAATCTCAGTAACGCAATTGTCTTGGGTATTAAACCCGTTGGGAGTGCTACTTCTTTTGATACAACACTTCCTAGCTATTTACAAGGTAAAACTGAGGGAATGACCACAATAGGAACAGATGAGCAACCTAGTATAGAAGCGATCGCACTGCTAAAACCTGATTTAATTATAGGTGTGAAAAGTCCACATGAAGCCATTTATCCTCTACTTTCAAAAATTGCCCCGACTGCACTATATGATTGGCAAAGTGATGAAACTTGGCGAGATCAATTTAGTTTTGTAGCTGAAGTGTTAGGGAGACGAGAAGCGGCTCAACAAGCTTGGACTCGATACTATCAAAGAATTGAAGACCTCAAACTTGCGTTGGGCAATAAATACCAAAACAAAACCATTTCCTTTGTCTATTATTACTTTGGTCGCTTGGGTAGCGACACTAAAAACTC
This window contains:
- a CDS encoding ABC transporter substrate-binding protein, with the protein product MSNWCWLMQWCFLVLITVLITVSCGNNQAQQTASFDAKSSDSSCRIIQHAMGEICVPKNPKRVVTLSTENLSNAIVLGIKPVGSATSFDTTLPSYLQGKTEGMTTIGTDEQPSIEAIALLKPDLIIGVKSPHEAIYPLLSKIAPTALYDWQSDETWRDQFSFVAEVLGRREAAQQAWTRYYQRIEDLKLALGNKYQNKTISFVYYYFGRLGSDTKNSFIGSILSDVGLKRPPSQAVIAPYGSIEYSEEKLEQIDGDFLFLTAFSDNDEESLKRLLQKPLFKQLKAVQQNHVYFVDKLTWVGWNLFAADAVIDDLYKYLVNTP